TAAAATTCAAATAATGGGTCATACTGATAACCAAGGAACTGATAACTATAATTTCACATTATCTAAGAATAGAGCTGAGGCTGTTTCAAACTATTTAATAAATAAAGGATGCTCACCTATTAGGATTAGTGCAAAAGGATATGGGAAATCAAATCCTATTTCTAACAATGAAACTGAAGAAGGGAAAGCTCAAAACAGAAGAGTTGAATTTATGCTTGTAAAGTAAATATTGATTTTATATGATATAAAAATATTTTTAAAGTTGAAAGAAACATAAATTTATATTCAAAAATAATTTCAACATTTATATCATTTTCCAAATTCTACATCAACTGTAATCCAAGATGAAATTGGATTGCCTTCATTATTTAATGCAACACTAAAATCACTTAAATTTACTGATCGTAATGCAGCAATTGCTAACAAAGGTGCACACTTTGCCTCTGAATCAACATTTGAAACAAATGCTCTTTTTGAAAAACCTCGATTATTAATAAGTGCCTTTATGGTTACTTTCCCTTTGCACATCCATTGCTTTGCAACTATAGAAAGATAAAGATTTTTTTGTATTCTATCTTTTTTCACAGTTGCTTCTTGGGTAATCGTAGAATCAATTTCGTCAGCTCGTTTATTAAATTTATCAATTGAATGATACATTTTTTCTCTTATATCCTTTTTCAATAAATCCAACCTTAACTTTATATCTCTTGTTTCAGGATCTGTATTTAAAGTGTTAACAAGTACATATCTTGGTCCTTTTAATACTACTGCTAACATATTACATGTATCAGAATTTTCTTTATTTACAAATGACTTTGCTTTTTTATCTAAACTTTGAACTTCAGTAAATTGCTCTTCCATCATTGTATAAAAAAATGCTTGTGAGCCTCTTGAATAATAAACTGTCTTATCTGCATATATTAAAAAAGCTTCCGCAGAATCACCACACTGAATATAAGTAGCTTCAATAATTGGATCTTTTAATGAATCTGCAAGTTGTTTCCAAGTTTGTGATTTGGATGTAAATATTGATAAAAGAAATATTATTATAAATATTATGTTTTTGCTAAATTGTATATTTGGATTGATAATCATTTATTAATTTAATGAGTGTTTTAATTGAAAATTTAAAAAGCTATATTCAACTTTGATTTATTTAAAATAACTTCGATTCTATAATTTCTTTAAAATGTTATGCCTCAAAATTACTACTATATGTCAGGTGCAGGAAATTTATTTGTCGTTGCAGAAGAATCAAATTTTCCAATCGAATCGGATTACAAACAAATTGCTGAACTATTATGCAACCCTAAGAATTTAGATAGTATTTTACTTGACGGTTTAATAATTATTTGTAAGAGTCAACAATGTGATTTTGAAATGAAATATTTTAATAGAGATGGAAGTACTGGAATGATGTGTGGAAATGGTGGAAGATGTGCAGTGAAATTTGCATTTGATAAGGGCTATACAACTCAAGATAAAATTACTTTTGTAAATTCTCAGATTGAATACTCAGCAATTATAACTGAAAGAGGGGTAAAAGTATTCTTCCCTGAACCAAAAAAATTTAAATTAAAATTCAAATTAAATCTTTTAGGTGATATGAGAATTTGTCATTTTGCTGATGTAGGTACTCCACATGCAGTCTTATTTGTTGATGAAATTAATGACTTAAATCAAACATTATGTCTTAAAGATTTGGACTTGAATTTATGGGGAAAATCTGTAAGGAATCATACTGATTTTTCACCTGATGGAGCAAATGCAAATTTTGTTGAAATAAGTGATTTGGGCATTATGTTAAGGACGTTTGAAAGAGGAGTAGAAGCCGAAACTGGGGCTTGCGGAACTGGTGCCATTTCTTCTGCTATTATTTCTAATTTTCTTAGAGGGGTTAATAAGCCTGTAAAGGTAACAGTAACAAGTGGAGCTATTTTGTATGTTGATTTTGATTTAATTCAAGGAAAAATTTCAAATTTATCATTAGAAGGTGGGGCTGATTACTTCAATAAAAATAACAATAATAATAAATGATTAAGTTATTAATTTTTTTAGGGCTTTTATCAATAATTACTGATGCAAAATCACAACAAGAGTTTTCTATTAATAATGGTTCTGAAAATTATTATTCAAAAATTACTGTTGAAAAATGTGAAGATGGAACATGTTCAGGGAAAGGTACTATTTCAATTTTTGTTAAAAGTACAAAATCTTTGTTCCAGATTTTAAGTTCTGATGATTTATATTTTTCCTTAGATGTTTCAAATTCACCTTCAGTTAATGTTGTTGAACTTTATGGTGAACAAAGCCCATTGATATTTGATGATTTTAACTTTGATGGAACAGAAGACTTAGCTATTAGAAATGGCAATAATAGTGGTTATTCAGGACCTTCCTATGATGTTTATGTTTATAATGCAAATAAAAAACAATTTGTATTTAGCAGTGAACTTACAAAGCTTGTTACAGATAATTTGGGTATGTTTTTAGTAGATCATACAAATAAAAGAATTACTACATTCTCAAAATCGGGTTGTTGCTGGCATCTTACAACTCAATACGTAGTTGTTCCCAAAAAAGGTTTGGTGAAAGTTTATGAATTAATTGAAGATGCAACAAATTCAAATGGAAAAACTGTTTTGGTTACTACTAGTAGTTTAATAAATGGTAAATGGATAAAGAGTAGTAAAAAATTTAAAATGAAAGAATATTATAAATGATTTATTAAAGCTACAACTTTTATTTCAATCAATAAATTTTTGTGTGGTAATTGGTGAACAGCTACAGTGGTTCTTGAAGGACCAGTATATGAATCAAAAAATTCGTTGTAGGCTTCATTATAATGTTTATAATCTTCCATATTAATTAGGAAAGTTGTTAAATCTACAATGTTTTCTAGATCAGCACCAGCAAGTTTTAAAATCTTTTTTATGTTATTAATAACAGCTCTAGTTTGTACTTTAATATCAAGTTCCACAGTTCCATCTTCATTTATTTTTACGCCATCATGAGTATTATCTTCTTTTCTTGAAGAAACACCAGATACATAAATGAACCCATTTGCAATTCTTGCATGAGGGTAATTAGCTAATGCTTGTGCACCTGATTTTAAAAATACTGGTTTTCCGTTTTTATTGGTCATTAAAAAATTTCTATTAGAATTTTAATTGAAACTATATTCATGGAGAATAAATATCTTTTACAAAAATAATCTAAAAAGTATTTTTATTTCTTTTTTAAAATTGAAATTTTGAAATATTTAAATAATTACAACAATTAAGAAATTAATTTAATTAAAATGAAAATAGGTAATTACATTGTAGATATTATTGAAACTTGTAAGTTCTCATTAGATGGGGGAGCAATGTTTGGAGTGGTCCCAAAAAATCTTTGGAGCAAAGCATATCCTCATTTTGATGATCAAAATAGAATTGATATGTCTGCTAGAGCATTACTAATAAGAGGTAATGGAAAAACTATTTTAGTAGATTCTGGATGTGGACACAAGATGCCAGATAAATTAAATAAAATTTATAATCTAGATTATTCTGAGTATACTTTAAAAAATGAATTAAAGAAAAAAGGTGTTGACCCACAAGATGTAACCGATTTTATTTATACACATTTACATTTTGATCATGCAGGTGGTTCAACTTTTTTAAATGATAAAGGGGAAGTTGAACCTATGTTCCCCAATGCAAAGCATTATGTACAAACTGAACAACTAAAATGGGCTCGTAATCCAAGTGATAAAGATAGAGCTAGTTTTATGCAAGATAATTGGGAACCAGTTATTAGTTGGGGTTTAATAGAGGAATTAGAAGGTATTAGCGAAGTATTACCAGGAATAGAAGTTCGTCCTCTTTATGGTCACACTCAGGCAATGCAAATAGTTATAATAAAAGATACAAATCAAATAAACAATAGCAATAATGGTTTGGTTTATTGTGCAGATTTAATTCCAACATCAGCTCATTTATCATTACCTTACATAATGGGTTATGATAATTTTCCATTAACAACATTAGATGAAAAAAAATTTTTTATTCGAGAAGCATTTGAAAACAATTGGTTATTATGTTTTGAACATGACCCTTATACACAAGCAATTAGTTTATCACATTCGGAAAAAGGATTTTCAATTCATGAAAAAGTAGAAATCAACGATAATAATTTAAGTTAAAAAAAATCCTTGAAATTAAATTTTCAAGGAATTTCTTTTATAAAAATTTACAAAGGTTACTTTATAACTTTAAGTATTTTATTTAGAATAATTCCATTTGAAATAAATCTTATATTATAAGTACCAGATTGAATATCTGTTAAACTAACATTCTGAGAATGCTTACCAACTTTTTCATACCCCTCAAAAAGAGTACTTATATGTTTACCATTTACATCGAATAAAAATATTTTAACTAAACCATCTTCTAAAATTGAGTAATTAATACTCGTTTCAGAATTTGCAGGATTTGGGTTTGCTTGATATAATTCAGTCATTGAATTATTAACATTTGCAAGATTCACTCTGCAAGATGCTATATGCCTTTTACTACCATCAATTGTTATTTCAACTAATTTATAATCAATAATATTATCATTTTCTGCTAATGTTATATCATCTTGAAATTCATAATTTTGAGGTGTTGAAGTTGAACCACTTCCCTTAACAAGTTGAATAATACCCCATTCGTTTTCCAGCTTAGTTTTTCTAGATAATTCAAAGTAAGCACAATTAGATTCAGATGCTGTTTTCCAATTAATTTTAATATTGTTTTTGTTGATTGCTTCTGCAGTAAAAAGAGTTAACTCAACTGGTAGCAAAACATCATTACAAGAACCATCTTTTACATTTACTGGTCTTACTTGGTTAATTGCAGAATTACAATCACCTAAAGCACCAGAAATTAATATGTTAAATTTTGGTCTTGGATAATCATCTCCACCCCATGAATAAACTTCACCATGTTTATCAATTGCATAACTTGAAGCATAACCTGTTCCAATTGTTAATATTGGGTTTGATAATAACTCACCTAAAAATGCAGAACCTTGATAAGTTCCTGATCTAACTTGTACAGGAAGTTCTCTATTTGAAGTTGTACCATTACCCAATTGTCCACCAGGATTCCAACCAGTAGCATAAACTTTTCCACTTAAAGTTAAGAAAAGAGTATGAGCACGACCACCAGCAACTTGAACAATAAAGTCTGATGGAGAATCACCAATATATGTTCCAGGATAATCACCCGCTAATGGTCTCATTGGATAATTTTTATTTACCATTGTATTATCTCCTAATGTACCATAGAAGTTATATCCCCAAGCAAAAAGTTTGTGTTTACTTGTAAGAACAAAAGCATTGTTTTCAGAAGCAAAAATTTTAACAACTTTATCAGTTGTATCATCACCAAGGAATATATTCCCACCATAAGCACCACTTATAACTTGAACTGGTGTTAACCTTGAAGTATCTGTGCCATCACCTAATTCTCCATTATAATTTGTACCCCAAGAATAAACTAAACCATTTGAAGTAAGAGCATAACCAGAATTACTACCTGCGGCAATTTGGATTATCTTATTAGAAGCAGCATCACCAAGAAAATTTGTTCCAGGGTAAGTACCTTTTAAAACTCTTTTTGGTGAATGGTATTCAATAACATCGCCAGTACCTAATTGACCTTCACTATTAAAGCCCCAAGAGTAAACTTCACCAAGTTCAGAAAGAGCATAACTAGCATCACCATAAGCAATTACACTTATTATTTTATTCAATGAATCATCTCCTAAATAATTTGTACCAGGGTAATCTCCTTTTAAAACTCTAACAGGTAACCATTTATCAGAAGTTGAATTAACACCTAATCTACCATTACCGTTATTTCCCCAAGAAAAAACTTCACCTTTTTCTGTTAAAGCTAAACCATGAAACTCTGCAATTGAAATTGAGAACACTCTATTTGAATTATTGTCTCCAAGAAATGCTGAACCATTATATGCACCTTTAAAAACAGGGTACATATAATCTCTGCTTATGGATGTGCTATCTCCAAGCTGACCAAAATGATTATCTCCCCAAGTTTGAACAATGTAATTCTGGTCAATTAATGCCCCAAAATGTGCATCACCAGATGTTAATCTAAAGTTTTGAGAGGTAGCTTTAAAAGAGCAAAAGCAATATGCAATAATAGCAAATGTAAGTTTTGTAAAAAGAAACTTCTGTTTCATAAATTATCAATTTTAATTGTTTTTAAACTTATTTCATTGCTAATATAGTTAGATGGAATAAGTACAATTAACTTTATAGGGTAACAATATGTAACTTAAAGAGATTGAATTCAAATTCAAAAGATGCGGGTGGGTAATTATAAAAAATGAAGATTAAATTAAGAATTACTTTTTTACTTTATCTATTAAACGGTTAGAACTATCAAACATTTCTCTCAAACTATTTGAGTTTTTACTCAAATTTTCTAGCTGTAAATTAAATTCAATTCTGTTTTTGTATCCATTATTTTTAATTATACTATCAATAGCATAATTAGATCTTATTGAATCAAATTTATATATTTGTTGAACTAATAAAATATCTGAAATTGTTTGAGACACTTTCCATTTTTCTTTTTCTGAAATAGAGTTTTCTCCGCAAGATGGAATTAATAGAAATAATATTGAAAATAATACTTTCATTACTTTATTAATAAAATGGTTTATATATTAAAGATAGCATCAAATAAATTAGAAAATAATTAATAACTAAATTATAATAATAGTAAAATAAAGTAATAGTTAGCATTTTAAAACAAAAAAAAATCGCAACTAAATAAATAATTGCGATTTATAGTAAAAAAAATTCTTAAGTAGTCTCGGTAACGCTTAGTATAACTCTTCCATTATAATAACCACAAGCACGGCAAGCAGTATGATTTAATTTAGCTTCACTACATTTTGGGCACTTACCAAATGAAGGAGCAGTTAATTTATAGTGCGTTCTGCGCTTATCTCTGCGAGACTTAGAATGTCTTCTCTTTGGATTTGGCATCTTATTGTGTTAGTTTAATTTATAAAATATTTTTTTTAATCTAAAGTAATAATATCATTTTTTTAATTCCAATAACTTAGCCCATCTTGGATCAATTTGCGTATTTTCACAACTGCACTTATTGATATTTAAATCAACCCCACAGTGTTGGCAAAGCCCTTTGCAATCTTCCTTACATAAATTTTTAAGTGGAGTAGATGTCAAAAAAACATCTTTTACATCCTCATCTAAAATTAACATATTTGTTTCAGGAGGTAAAAACCTATATTCATCATTTTCAGCATCTTCATCATTCCCAACTCCCATCAACTTTGAATGCCTGCTATTCACATTTTCTAAAACATAACATATGTTAAAAAATTCTTCAACTAAATTTGTAAATTCAATAAGGCATCTATCACACTCATTTAATCTGTTACCCTTAACTTTGCAAGATACAAAAAATTGGTTTGATACTCTTTTTACAGAAACATCTAATTCAATTTTTTCTGAAAAATTTTCTAACGATAAATCCTTTGCATTGCAAGTTATTTTATAAGTATGCTCACCTTCACTTTGGTTAGAGATATTTATTTCAATAAAACTTTTATTCAAGGATTCCATAACAATCTAAACCTAATTAGTCTGATAGTAAAAATTGGACTGCAAAAATAAGTTTTTTTTTCGCAAACAACAAAAGATAATGAAAGAAATTATTTTTAATAAAAAATTGATGTCGTTTTATAAGGTAATAATTTTACCTTTATTTTTAATTTTCATTGGTTCTTGTGATATGAGTGAAGACCCTGGATTACTTAATCCACCTGTTGCAGATAGTACTTACACAAGATGTGTTAACTTGTCAGATGGGGCTAATATAGATATGCAATTATCTGGAAGTTATCTTGGAAAAAATATCTCATATTTATCTTCAACTCCACATAAATCCGCAACAACAAATCAAATTTCTTATGGAATAATTACAAAAGGTAATCGAACTGACACTCTTATTAGGAAAATTCTTAATAAAAGTGTCATTATAACTTACTTTGTATTTAATGCTAAAGATTCAGTTTCAATAACAGAAGTGCAATCTAATAAACAAGAGAAAACTGATTTAGCTAGTAGAAACCGTGGTAAAATTGTATTCATTCAAGGGATAAATGATTCAAGTCAATATCTAATTAAATCGGGTTGTCAGAGTGGTGGTATATTGTTTAATAATTTACCAAAGGGTGGAGTCTCTTATCAAGAAGTTACCCCTGGAACTCAATCTTTATACTTAATCAAAAGTGAAAATCCGAAGCCAATAACAAATGCAGAATTCAAAATTAGTAATGGTGAAATTTTATATTTAATTTCATCTTTAGTTAATGGCAAACAACAATTGTATATACTTCAATCAGAAATTTCAAATAAGTTAACATCTTTACAAGTATGTGATAGTGTTAAAAGCTCACAAAGTAATTTAAGGTTTATAAATACCACATCAGATTCAATAGATATTTCCATTAAAATTAAAGGAGATGTAACTGACTTACTCTCTAACTTGAAATTTTTAGATTCCAAGGAGGTTAGCACTACAGCTTGTAAAAATATTAACGGGGATACATTAGAGGTTTCTAACTCAAAAGGGAAATATTCTATACCAGTTAAATTTGATGTTGGTAAAGACTATTTGTGTTTCATTTCAGGGAATTCCGAAAATTTTTCATTTTCATTAATTGAAAGAAATGTTTTAAATACCAGCACAAATTTATACCTATTAAATTGTATTAATCCAGATACAGTTTCATTAACATTTGGATCTGGTTCTCCATCAGGCATCCCTGAAGGACTAAGACCATTTCCTGATGCAATAACAGGAAGAATATCTAATCCTATAATAATTCCAATCGGAAATTATCCTCTAATTTTTAACAATTCATCTTCAAACAAATTTATCAAAGGTGGGTTTTACAAATTTAACATAGGAACATTTATTTTAACACTAATAAATATTAACAATAATCCAAGCATAGTAGTTTTTGATATGTTAGGTAAACCTAACAGTATTATAAGCTACGGAATACAATCCCAATTTTTCAACTTGTACACCGATACTAGTGCATTATTTGAAATTAGTGGAGTAAAGTTATCACCAATACCTTATAGGTATGCAACAACAACTTTAATTCCAGTTACTCAAGAAATTATAAAATCAAATTTAGGTGATACCACTTTTTCACCAACATCACATAGTTACACTATTGGTACAATTGGCAAAGGTGAATCTAAAGATCTGTTAGTAATTCCATCTACAAATGACATAGTTGAAAGTAATAAATCAAAAATTAGAATAATAAATGGAATTATTGGTGTTGATCAATTAGCATTTAGAGCAAGTTCAAATACGGCAGATCCAGTTGTTCTAGATTATAAAAAACCAAGTTTTAATTTCACTTTTGATTCTAAAAAATATTCATTCTTTTTTACCAAAAGTGCAACAGATACAACTATTGTTGGTAGAATTGATGGTTTAGAATTTAGATCTGGTAAACAATATTTAATGATACTCGCTCATTCAAAAAACAAGACTGACTTGTTGCCCTATTCAACATTATTGCTTCAAGAAAATTAAATATATAAAATTTAATTTGATAAAGTAATTAAGCTAATTATTCAAAAACTTATGGAATATCAAAAGTATCTAAATCCTAGTATTGTTTCAAAAATATCTTCATTAGAACTAAAAGCAAAATATATTGTTGAAGGATTTATTATGGGATTACATAAGTCACCATTTCATGGATTTTCAGTAGAATTTGCAGAACATAGGCAGTATATGCCTGGCGATGAAATTAAGAGAATTGATTGGAAAATTTATGGTAAAACTAACAAGTTTTATGTAAAACAATATGAAGAAGAGACTAATTTAAAATGTTATATAGTTTTAGATTCATCGGCTTCTATGGGTTATTGTTCAAATAAAAAATTACCTAATAAATTCGAGTATGCACTTTCGCTTTCAGCTGCTTTTGCTTACTTAATGATTAAACAACAAGATGCCGTTGGTGCTGGAGTTTACAATAATAAGTTAAATAGTTTTCTCCCTGCTCATTCTAGATTAAACTACTTATCTGAAATTATGAAAGTACTTTCTGATGCTAAGCCAAGTAGTGGAACTATGTCTAGTAAAGCTTTAAATCTAATGGCTGAAAGAATTAAACGTAGAGGTCTTGTAATTGTAATTAGCGATTTTTTAGATGATATAAATGAGAGTATTTCAGCACTCAAACACTTTAGGCATAAACAGAATGAAGTAATTGCAATACAACTTCTAGATCCATTAGAAAAATCTTTTAACTTTGATTACAATGCAACTTTTCGTGATATGGAAACTGGTGAACAAATGGTTTCACAACCAAGTCAAATTAAAAATGATTATCAAATAACAATTAATAATTTTTTAAAAAAATTTAAAAAAGAATGTAGTAATTCAGGTATTGATTATTTATTAATTGATACTTCAACTCCTTTTGATACAGCACTTACAGAGTATATCTCTAAAAGAAGAAAAATGTTATAATTGTATATTTGTGTTAAAGTCTAATTATAAATAATTAACAATATTTTTTGAATTATAAAATATGAATAGATTATGTTTCATAATATTTGGCACATTAATATTAAATATTAACCTAAATGCTCAATTTAAAAATGAAGTTTTAACTTATAGTAAAGTTAATATGGATACTTTAAATAGTCAAATTAAATATGAAAGATTAATACCTGCAATATGCTTAACAGTTGGGTTCGTAATTTATTCTTTGTCTTCTCAAGCTCATTTTTATTCTGGAGCAGACACTTCATTTTATTTCAATTTTTATAATGATTGGAATTATGCTAAAGGAGCAGATAAATTTGGACATGCTTTTGCGGGATATTCACTCGCTTTAGGTACAAAAGAAATACTTCAATTTTCTGGTGTTGATACTGTAAGTTCACTTTGGCTTGGGGCTGGAGTTTCTATATTACATCAAACTCTAATAGAAGTTGAAGATGGGTTTATAACTGCAAAGGAAGGAATTGTGCCATATTTCGGATTTAGTTTCGGAGACCTTGGAGCAGATTTGGTTGGAGCTTTACTACCAGTTGCTCAACATTACTCCCCATTTTTTTCAAATGTAAGATACAAATTTTCAATAAATCCTTCTGATTTTATCAAAGGAAAATTTGAAGGAAAATATGAAAGATTTAAAGAAGCATCTCATGATTATGATAGTAAAAACAACTGGTTATCTTTTAGTGTTTACGATAAACTTCCAGAATCTTTCAAAAATTATTATCCTAAATTCTTGAATTTAGCAATTGGAAACTCAGTGAAAAATGTAAGAGATAAAAATTGGGAATATGTTGGTGGTGGGAATCATGAGTTATTTTTATCATTCGATTATGATATGGAAAAGTTGTTACCAGATGGAGCTGACTGGTGGATGGCAGTTAAAAAATTTCTAAACTTATATAAATATCCAGCCCCTTGTTTGAAAATTTATCCTGAATTAATATTTTATCCTATTAGGTTTTAAAATATTTTTCAAATTGGAATAATTCCTAATTATTACCCACATGAAAATCTTTTCATTAATCATTTCTTTATATAATCTTTAATTAATATGATTGAATTATATTAAATAAGTATAATCCAGATTATGTAATATTTATTGTAATAATATGATTTTTAATTTTGAAATATAAGTTTATTTCAAAGTGCTTATTTTAAAATACAGCTTAATCAATATCTTGTGAGTTAAAACTTATTTAATTAAGTTCGCGTTGCAAATTTTACCGAATAAATTAATTACTTGTATCATTAAATGAAAATTACTGGAAGTCGAGTTCTTGTGCTAGGAGGTTGGGGACTTGTTGGAAATGCAGTCTGTAAAAAAATATTATCAGAAAAACCATCTTGTCTTATTGTTACATCACTTAACGAAAAAGAGGCAAATGATGCTCAAAATCAACTTCAAACTAATTATCCTGATATTGAGATAAAATCATGGTCTGGAAATATCTTTGGAAGGAATGAATATAAGCATACCCCAAAATCAGAACTAATAATAGATGTTACTAAAAGACGAGAATTAATAGCAGATATAATGGAGGATCTAAGCGATAAAATGCTTGGGGAGTCTGCACTTTATAATCTGTTAATTGAGTTCAAACCAGATATTGTAATTGATTGTATTAATAGTGCCACTGCAATTGCATACCAAGATATTTATACTTCCGCTCGAGCTACTCTCAAAGCAATTGATGAAGGTGATAACGTAAATTCTGCAACAGAAAATTTACTTACAACTTTATATGTTCCTCAGTTAATCAGACATATTCAGATATTGTTTAAAGGTCTTAAAGACGCAGATTCTGGAATGTACCTAAAAATTGGTACTGCTGGAGCAGGTGGAATGGGTTTGAATATACCATATACTCATTCTGAAGAAAGACCTTCAAGAGTTCTACTCAGTAAAAGTGCAGTTGCAGGAGCACATACTTTGTTATTGTTTATGATGGCTAGAACACCTAATGGTCCTATTATAAAAGAGATAAAGCCAACTGCAACAATTGCTTGGAAGCGCATAGAATCAGGCGAAGTTTTAAGAAAAGGGAATCCAATTCCATTAGTGGATTGTACTCCTGAAAATTCTATAAATGTATCTGAAATGTTTAACTTAAAAGAAGAGAATTGTTATACTAATTTAAACAAAAATTTAACAGCTCCTTTTATTGATACTGGAGAAAATGGAATATTTTCTACAGGCGAATTTGAAACTATTTCTTCTTTAGATCAAATGGAAATGATTACTCCAGAAGAAATTGCTGAAGCTGTTAGGTTTGAAGTTATGGGTGGTAATTCTGGCCATGATGTTATTGCAGGGCTTGATGGAACTGTATTTGGACCAACTTACCGTGGTGGTCAACTAAGAGAAAGAGCGCTCGATAGATTGAAAAAACTTGAGAAAGAAACTTCAATTAACTCAGTTGCATTTGAAATGTTAGGTCCACCAAGATTATCAAAGCTACTCTATGAAGCTCACATTTTAGGCTTAGTTGGAGGATCAATAAAATCAATTTTAAATTCAGATGAAGAATTAATATCTCAAACAGCAGAGGCTTTAATTAAAACTAATTCTGATTTGAGGTCAAAAATAATTTCAATTGGAATACCAATTTTATTAAGAGATGGAGTTAGTATTTTAAGAGGAGAATCAGTGAAAATACCACCTTATAGAGGTGAAGATAAAATCATTTCTAATATAATTAATATAGAAGAATGGGCTAATGCTGGTTGGGTTGATTTACGAGTTGAAAATATTTTAAAATGGAAAATTAGATTAAAAAAAATAGTAGAATATGTTTCAACACAATCAATAAAAGATTCATCAAGTAGCGAGAATTTTAATTTACATTATTGGGAAAATTTTGATACTATGCCTATTGGAAAAATTTGTGGTTGGATTTTTACAATCGAAGAAGAAGGGGCAAGAATGAAAGCTTAATTTGTTTTTATAAATGTAGATTGATGATAAAATAGTTTT
Above is a window of Chlorobiota bacterium DNA encoding:
- a CDS encoding RidA family protein; protein product: MTNKNGKPVFLKSGAQALANYPHARIANGFIYVSGVSSRKEDNTHDGVKINEDGTVELDIKVQTRAVINNIKKILKLAGADLENIVDLTTFLINMEDYKHYNEAYNEFFDSYTGPSRTTVAVHQLPHKNLLIEIKVVALINHL
- a CDS encoding T9SS type A sorting domain-containing protein — encoded protein: MKQKFLFTKLTFAIIAYCFCSFKATSQNFRLTSGDAHFGALIDQNYIVQTWGDNHFGQLGDSTSISRDYMYPVFKGAYNGSAFLGDNNSNRVFSISIAEFHGLALTEKGEVFSWGNNGNGRLGVNSTSDKWLPVRVLKGDYPGTNYLGDDSLNKIISVIAYGDASYALSELGEVYSWGFNSEGQLGTGDVIEYHSPKRVLKGTYPGTNFLGDAASNKIIQIAAGSNSGYALTSNGLVYSWGTNYNGELGDGTDTSRLTPVQVISGAYGGNIFLGDDTTDKVVKIFASENNAFVLTSKHKLFAWGYNFYGTLGDNTMVNKNYPMRPLAGDYPGTYIGDSPSDFIVQVAGGRAHTLFLTLSGKVYATGWNPGGQLGNGTTSNRELPVQVRSGTYQGSAFLGELLSNPILTIGTGYASSYAIDKHGEVYSWGGDDYPRPKFNILISGALGDCNSAINQVRPVNVKDGSCNDVLLPVELTLFTAEAINKNNIKINWKTASESNCAYFELSRKTKLENEWGIIQLVKGSGSTSTPQNYEFQDDITLAENDNIIDYKLVEITIDGSKRHIASCRVNLANVNNSMTELYQANPNPANSETSINYSILEDGLVKIFLFDVNGKHISTLFEGYEKVGKHSQNVSLTDIQSGTYNIRFISNGIILNKILKVIK
- a CDS encoding MBL fold metallo-hydrolase — its product is MKIGNYIVDIIETCKFSLDGGAMFGVVPKNLWSKAYPHFDDQNRIDMSARALLIRGNGKTILVDSGCGHKMPDKLNKIYNLDYSEYTLKNELKKKGVDPQDVTDFIYTHLHFDHAGGSTFLNDKGEVEPMFPNAKHYVQTEQLKWARNPSDKDRASFMQDNWEPVISWGLIEELEGISEVLPGIEVRPLYGHTQAMQIVIIKDTNQINNSNNGLVYCADLIPTSAHLSLPYIMGYDNFPLTTLDEKKFFIREAFENNWLLCFEHDPYTQAISLSHSEKGFSIHEKVEINDNNLS
- the rpmF gene encoding 50S ribosomal protein L32 — its product is MPNPKRRHSKSRRDKRRTHYKLTAPSFGKCPKCSEAKLNHTACRACGYYNGRVILSVTETT
- a CDS encoding DUF177 domain-containing protein — translated: MESLNKSFIEINISNQSEGEHTYKITCNAKDLSLENFSEKIELDVSVKRVSNQFFVSCKVKGNRLNECDRCLIEFTNLVEEFFNICYVLENVNSRHSKLMGVGNDEDAENDEYRFLPPETNMLILDEDVKDVFLTSTPLKNLCKEDCKGLCQHCGVDLNINKCSCENTQIDPRWAKLLELKK
- a CDS encoding diaminopimelate epimerase encodes the protein MPQNYYYMSGAGNLFVVAEESNFPIESDYKQIAELLCNPKNLDSILLDGLIIICKSQQCDFEMKYFNRDGSTGMMCGNGGRCAVKFAFDKGYTTQDKITFVNSQIEYSAIITERGVKVFFPEPKKFKLKFKLNLLGDMRICHFADVGTPHAVLFVDEINDLNQTLCLKDLDLNLWGKSVRNHTDFSPDGANANFVEISDLGIMLRTFERGVEAETGACGTGAISSAIISNFLRGVNKPVKVTVTSGAILYVDFDLIQGKISNLSLEGGADYFNKNNNNNK
- a CDS encoding DUF58 domain-containing protein, with the protein product MIQKLMEYQKYLNPSIVSKISSLELKAKYIVEGFIMGLHKSPFHGFSVEFAEHRQYMPGDEIKRIDWKIYGKTNKFYVKQYEEETNLKCYIVLDSSASMGYCSNKKLPNKFEYALSLSAAFAYLMIKQQDAVGAGVYNNKLNSFLPAHSRLNYLSEIMKVLSDAKPSSGTMSSKALNLMAERIKRRGLVIVISDFLDDINESISALKHFRHKQNEVIAIQLLDPLEKSFNFDYNATFRDMETGEQMVSQPSQIKNDYQITINNFLKKFKKECSNSGIDYLLIDTSTPFDTALTEYISKRRKML